The sequence CCGCAGGATGGCGGTGATCAGTCTCAGGAGGGTGGTCTTGCCTGCGCCGTTGGGACCGATCAGGCCCAGGATCTCATCCCGCCCCATGGAAAAGCTCACGTCGTTTACGGCCCGGAGCCCGCCGAAGTCCTTGCGGAGGGAATTGATCTCCAGAAAGGGTTGCGTCATATCAGATTTCCTCGGCCTCTTCTCTCAGTTCACGCCTGGAGACCTTTCCCACGTCGGTCTTGGGGAGTTCTCCTCGAAATTCGATGATCTTGGGGACCTTGTAGTGGGCCATATTCTGCCGGCAGAATTCCGTGATCTCCTCTTCAGAGACCTTGCCCCTGGCCTCGGACTGAAGGACCACATAGGCCTTGATGATCTGGCCCGCGGCCGGATCGGGCACGCCCACCACCCCGGCCGCCTTGATCTGGGGATGGCTGTAGAGGACCTCCTCCACGTGTCTGGCGAATACCGAATATCCCTTGTACTTGATCAGGTCCCGCTTCCGGTCGAAAAAATGAAAATATCCCTCATCGTCCATTCTCACCAGATCCCCGGTCCGGAGCCATTTTTTCCCCTCGATCGTAACCAGGGATTCCTCGGTCTCCTGGGGCCGTTTCCAATACCCCTTCATGATATTGGGCCCATTCAGGATCAGCTCCCCCACCTCGCCCACGGGAACGAACTCCGTCCCCTCCACATCCACGATGGCCGCATTGACCCCGGGGAGGGGCACGCCGAAGGAGCCCGCCTTGGGTCGGTTGTAGGGGGTGCTGTGGCTGACCGCAGTGGTTTCGGTCATGCCGTATCCCTCCAGGATCTTGACCCCGGTCCTCCGCTCCCATCCCTGGGTGGTGGATTCGTGGAGGGTGTCGGCCCCGCAGGCAATGAGCTTCAGCCGCTTCCAGTTCACCCGATCGGTTTTTTCGTATTCCTTGAGATATTCGAACAGGGTGGGCACCCCGTAAAAGGCCGAGGCCTCGTATCTTTCCATGGCCGAGATGATCTCATCCAGGTCCGGTGTGGTGAAGAGAACCAGGGTGGACCCTTGGATCAACCCGCTCAACATGACCACCACCTGACCGTAGATGTGAAAAAAGGGGAGAAAGGCGATTCCCACCTCTTTTCCCTCTTCGAAAATAGGCCAGAAGGCAAGTACCTGGGCCTGAAGGGCCACCATATTGCGATGGGTCAGGATGGCCGCCTTGGGAAGCCCTGTGGTCCCACCCGTATAGGGGAGGGCCGCAATGTCTTCAGGATCAATCACCACCTGCGGCGGTTCGGGCGGGGTATCCTTGACCAGGTCCTGAAAGAGATGCAATCCCGAGGCCCTGGCGCGCTCGGCAGTGGGGGCCTCCATCCCTTTGTATGCCTTGGCCAGGGCCTTTCTCCCGAACAGACGCTTGATGGCCGGGAGATAATCGCCGATATTGGTGAGGATGACATTCTGAAGGGAGACCCCGGCCTTTGCCACATTGTCATAGAGGATGTCCTCGCAGACGATGGTGGACGCCTCGCTGTCCTCGAGCTGGTGCCGAACCTCCTGGCTGGTGTATACCGGACTGATGGGCGTGACCTTGGCCCCCAGTTTCAACGCGGCAAGATAGGCGACCACATACTGGGGACAGTTGAGGAGATAGAGCGAGACCGTGTCCCCCTTTTTCACTCCCAGCCGGTGAAGTGCCGTGGCAAATCGATCGATCAGGTCCTTGAGCTTGGCATAGCTGATCTTGCTCCCGTAAAAGATCAGGGCCGTCTTCCCGCTGTATTTTGCGGCCACCTCATCGAACAGCTCCGGCACGGAGACATGGGGAACGTCCACGTCTTCGGGTACGCCTTCCGGATAGTACTTGAGCCACGGCTTTGACAGATAGGCTTCTTTAGGGTCCATGGTGTCCTCTGGTAAAGGGTTCAGGGTTCTGGATACTCGATACTGGTTGCTGGATTTTGGATACGGGTCATATTGACGGCCTCATGGGATCGAGGTTGAAAGCCCCTCCCGCGGTTCGGATCTGCGTCGAGACCATTCTTCACTCTTCATTCTTCATTCTTCACTGCCCTCAGTCCAGCGACGCCGTGCAGATCCGGCATGTCTTTCGTAAGGCCGCGTTCCGTATCTTACACCGGGGACACTGGACCTCGATCTTGTCCCGAATCCAAGGGAGGAGACCCTCCGGCATATAGAGCAGGATCAAAAGGACGACCCCGGCAAACATGAGCGTCCTGTATTCCGGCCAGAAGCGGAAAAATTCCAGCATGGGAAAGAGGATGAACACGGCGCCCACAGGGCCGTAGATGGTCACGATTCCGCCGAATATGGCCCAGATCACCACGGTAAAGGACATGGAGACCTCCAGGGTGGATGGGCCGGCGATCCGCATGAAGTGGGCATAGAGCCCGCCCGATATCCCTGCAAAGAACCCGCTCAGACTGAAGGCCAGGAGTTTGTAGCGGGTGGTGTTGATGCCCGCGGACCTGACCGCCAACTCGTCTTCCCGAATGGCATGAAAGATGACGCCTGTATTGGAATCGGTGATCTTCCACATGACAGTGCACAGGATCAGCATCAGCCCCACGGTGATATAATAGTCCCAGATCCTGGAATGGGAGAGACGTGTGAGTCCCGAAACCCCCAGTTCGCCGCCGGTGATGCCCGGCAAGGCGAAAATAATGCCCATCAGAATGATGGGAAAGGCCAGGGTGGTCAGCGCCAAATAGGTGCCCCTCAGCCGGAGGCAGGGGATTCCGATGACCAGACCGGCCAGGACGGCCGCCATTCCCCCTAAGGGGATGCTTCCCCAGGGGGGGATATGGACGTAGAGGTTCAGAAGGGCCGCGGTATAGGCCCCCACCCCAAAAAAGAGGGCGTGACCGAAGTTCATCTGGCCGGTATATCCGGATAGAAGATCCCAGCTGGCGGCCAGGATGGCGAAGATGCTGGTCAGGATCAGGATTCGGAGGGTATAGGCATCCTGGGTGAAAAGGGGCAAGAAAAGGAGGGTCATGACGAACAGGCCGAGGATGACCCGGCTGGGGAGGACCAGGACCTCATTTCTGACCACCCGATACCCTCTTCTCACATAAAACCAGAAAAGACCCATGGCGCTACCTCTCTTCCTCAAAGGAGATGCCGAAAAGACCTTCGGGACGGATCAGGAGGACCAGGATCATGATGCTGAGGGCAACCGACCCCTTGAGAAAGGCCCCCTGAGGGATCAGGAAGACCACCAACGACTCCGCAAATCCGAGGATGTAGGCCCCTGCAAAGCTCCCCTTGATGCTCCCCATGCCGCCCAAGACCACCACCGCCATCATCATAATAAGGGGGTGCATCCACATGAAGGGAGTGAGGATGGTCAGCGGCGCGATAACCGCCCCGGTGATGGCGGCCAGCCCCACGGAGACCCCCATGGCCGTCATGGCCACCCGGCTGTCGTTCATGCCCATGAGGTTGGCCACCTCCCTGTCCTCGGCCGTGGATCGTATGGCCAGACCCAGCCGGGTTTTCATGAGGAGGACCCATAGGGCAAGAAGAACGAGCAGCACCATGCCGAAGGTAAGGAGTTGCTGATAAAAGACCTTGACCCCCGAGATGGCGAAGTAGCCCTTGATCAAGGAAGGGACGCTCACATAGTCGCCGGTAAACAGGAGGAGCATGAATTCCTGCATGGCGATGGCAAGGGCGATGGTCCCGATCAGGACCGCACCCTCATGTTCCCGTATGGGATCGATGAAGAGCTTGTACGCCAGAAGGCCCAGAAGCGTGACCACAACAAAGGCGGCCAGCATCCCCAGGAGCGGATGCAGGCCCGCCTTCTGGGTGACAAAATAGATGCAATAGGCCGCCAGCATGTAAAAGGCCGTGTGTGCGATGTTGACAATGCGGGCCACGCCGAAGATCAGGGAGAACCCGATGGCCAGGAGGGCGTAGACGCTGCCGCTGATGAGACCGGTGATCACGATGTCCAGAAACATGATGCCTCCGATAAGCCTCTATTCCCATAACAAAAAGGGGCTTTCACCCCCGCCCCATCCACTGGCGGGGGTGAAAAGACCCTTGGGAACCAACCGCTATTTCTTGTATTTTTTAACGATCCAGGGTGCGATCTTGTAGGGAACCATACCCTTGTAGGTGACTTCCGGGACGCCTTCAGCAGGCTTCCACTTGTTGGGCCACACCCCCACGAGTTTTCCATCCTGCCACTGGACCCCGAGGCTGGTCAGAAAGCCGGGGCCCCACCTCAGATCGTGGAGCGGACGGTCCTGTTCGTCTTTGAGGTAATCGGCGACGCCGGAAGGGGTCTTGTGGGGGACACCCTCCTCCATGGCCTGGACCACCTTGTCTGAATCCAATGATCCCGCCTTTTCGATGGCCGGGACGATGCTGTGGAGAATGACGGTATAGGTGTCGGCCGTGTAGGTGGGCACCTCGCCATAGCGCTCAATATAGCCATGAACAAAGGGTTTGGTCAGGTCGTTGGCCTCCACATCC is a genomic window of Deltaproteobacteria bacterium containing:
- a CDS encoding long-chain fatty acid--CoA ligase, whose translation is MDPKEAYLSKPWLKYYPEGVPEDVDVPHVSVPELFDEVAAKYSGKTALIFYGSKISYAKLKDLIDRFATALHRLGVKKGDTVSLYLLNCPQYVVAYLAALKLGAKVTPISPVYTSQEVRHQLEDSEASTIVCEDILYDNVAKAGVSLQNVILTNIGDYLPAIKRLFGRKALAKAYKGMEAPTAERARASGLHLFQDLVKDTPPEPPQVVIDPEDIAALPYTGGTTGLPKAAILTHRNMVALQAQVLAFWPIFEEGKEVGIAFLPFFHIYGQVVVMLSGLIQGSTLVLFTTPDLDEIISAMERYEASAFYGVPTLFEYLKEYEKTDRVNWKRLKLIACGADTLHESTTQGWERRTGVKILEGYGMTETTAVSHSTPYNRPKAGSFGVPLPGVNAAIVDVEGTEFVPVGEVGELILNGPNIMKGYWKRPQETEESLVTIEGKKWLRTGDLVRMDDEGYFHFFDRKRDLIKYKGYSVFARHVEEVLYSHPQIKAAGVVGVPDPAAGQIIKAYVVLQSEARGKVSEEEITEFCRQNMAHYKVPKIIEFRGELPKTDVGKVSRRELREEAEEI
- a CDS encoding branched-chain amino acid ABC transporter permease, whose protein sequence is MGLFWFYVRRGYRVVRNEVLVLPSRVILGLFVMTLLFLPLFTQDAYTLRILILTSIFAILAASWDLLSGYTGQMNFGHALFFGVGAYTAALLNLYVHIPPWGSIPLGGMAAVLAGLVIGIPCLRLRGTYLALTTLAFPIILMGIIFALPGITGGELGVSGLTRLSHSRIWDYYITVGLMLILCTVMWKITDSNTGVIFHAIREDELAVRSAGINTTRYKLLAFSLSGFFAGISGGLYAHFMRIAGPSTLEVSMSFTVVIWAIFGGIVTIYGPVGAVFILFPMLEFFRFWPEYRTLMFAGVVLLILLYMPEGLLPWIRDKIEVQCPRCKIRNAALRKTCRICTASLD
- a CDS encoding branched-chain amino acid ABC transporter permease; protein product: MFLDIVITGLISGSVYALLAIGFSLIFGVARIVNIAHTAFYMLAAYCIYFVTQKAGLHPLLGMLAAFVVVTLLGLLAYKLFIDPIREHEGAVLIGTIALAIAMQEFMLLLFTGDYVSVPSLIKGYFAISGVKVFYQQLLTFGMVLLVLLALWVLLMKTRLGLAIRSTAEDREVANLMGMNDSRVAMTAMGVSVGLAAITGAVIAPLTILTPFMWMHPLIMMMAVVVLGGMGSIKGSFAGAYILGFAESLVVFLIPQGAFLKGSVALSIMILVLLIRPEGLFGISFEEER